From Halichoerus grypus chromosome 6, mHalGry1.hap1.1, whole genome shotgun sequence, one genomic window encodes:
- the LOC118542640 gene encoding uncharacterized protein LOC118542640: MSPWTVQSCELRAYRWLRCGVRRRDGGSDRRGALPQQSLLGHRRPRRARGVQGPGWGEKLRVKGRKQIHRRESGVTIRGRAGPQLAGAKAVTGSSALSPLRTVGSDEARLQDDRKAVRPACPRPPPQTTQEPRPSPADVRRSRPPDPPSTAPLPESASSAAAAVPHVPSLPLGRRELPVLDAAGASEPARSTLPTTASPAWGPEVRRPLSETSRHSRDAPGLDGTTIPGSLRAEVLPAGGPGVSGHGVAGVGGRAWRVAPQWTRGLRVNAPSPTLLPAAVALGASHRIGSGLSPALHHVEGSDSVPRACPAMSRTSTPDSHELIPY; the protein is encoded by the exons ATGTCCCCCTGGACTGTGCAGAGCTGCGAG CTCAGAGCCTACCGTTGGCTGCGATGTGGGGTCCGAAGGAGGGACGGAGGGTCGGACAGGAGGGGGGCTCTTCCTCAGCAGTCCCTCCTCGGCCACAGGAGGCCGCGCCGCGCCAGGGGAGTTCAGGGACCTGGATGGGGAGAGAAGCTCCGGGTCAAGGGACGGAAACAAATCCACCGTCGGGAAAGCGGGGTGACCATTCGGGGGAGAGCTGGCCCCCAGCTCGCCGGGGCCAAGGCTGTCACTGGGTCCAGCGCGCTAAGCCCCCTGCGGACCGTGGGCTCCGACGAGGCTCGGCTGCAGGACGACAGAAAAGCAGTGAGACCAGCCTGCCCACGGCCCCCGCCCCAAACCACACAGGAACCCCGACCCTCCCCAGCAGACGTCAGACGGAGCCGCCCACCGGACCCCCCGAGCACAGCACCCCTCCCAGAGTCCGCCAGCTCTGCAGCCGCGGCTGTGCCACACGTGCCCTCTCTACCGCTCGGGCGGAGGGAATTGCCAGTCCTAGATGCCGCGGGGGCCTCAGAACCGGCCAGGTCCACGCTGCCGACCACCGCGAGTCCAGCCTGGGGTCCGGAAGTGCGCAGACCGCTCTCCGAGACCTCCAGACACAGCCGAGACGCCCCTGGACTGGACGGAACTACAATTCCCGGGAGCCTCCGCGCTGAGGTACTTCCGGCCGGTGGTCCAGGCGTTTCCGGCCACGGAGTAGCAGGTGTGGGCGGGCGGGCATGGCGCGTGGCCCCCCAGTGGACCCGCGGGCTGAGAGTGAACGCACCCTCTCCCACGTTGTTGCCGGCGGCAGTCGCCCTGGGGGCTTCCCACCGGATCGGATCCGGGCTGTCCCCAGCCCTGCACCATGTTGAGGG GTCAGACAGCGTCCCAAGAGCCTGCCCTGCCATGTCACGCACCAGCACTCCTGATTCACATGAACTGATTCCTTACTGA